Proteins encoded by one window of Anopheles maculipalpis chromosome 2RL, idAnoMacuDA_375_x, whole genome shotgun sequence:
- the LOC126567335 gene encoding uncharacterized protein LOC126567335, which produces MECIMSIPCLTGKFLPIQCEWQYIGNVIRYSQRHYKKNPGSGTEGYLNQLRLSTLYFSRLAASGKRFEIGVEVAVAGKFDDIVMHLVDEERYCLVQAKHKQDESKRIILDDLLKTTTEYSLPKYFDSFLGLKQEEIFQAGRLKYIVIYTNLKVDENVMKVIEPVVPAEDIFLHTLNVRCRGKESSLYRFNTNCSEFIEQLIDRISPICEVARKLAEQLVQRKKISINPNGIFHDFHALLVRDVFDLERQLFRDTFLANVEGIDPCVKKFRFLLERTLRSIMKSEDFSITELNRLIVNGKLKLLFEPGFICRSINHARPAKDWIDYRVQRAEVINFFDHLLLATDQPNFIELEAITKVEVFGLKEQVDEYMRAVFDQVDRWIRDSEGQFLNANDWRLICSNSAARIAGKKWLLKSEEYQKSNPATGYVFERNTLLAPIEQFLATSHRYSMLVIAPYNAEVSASRVLQALMTLREQFVVFDAHCFHDFEDLESCALFLKNVSSKVMVIVSNDKCCRTAVRNARHKFNVLTNVKTIYIASNAQQEYFAEKIEYVHCDQFELGDMSRQSRQKLLEKKIVLQQRNVRLHDLLSEEVALQLLDMEFISQLLMNQVEPIVYSFKYQCQLKGQYFSRTLMSDRSVIDENGFDQLLTINKAVILSNVPGMGKTTFLEMFIDRLFSSLPDHVICLMHLKFYTETLEEITNLNARTISVEDAIRHATKCFFAGSSRLGQVLFRNAILNTGKLIVLVDGYDSVINRYKISVEKASQLFLQYPFRMRNLLISTRPHETEHLRVSLPQARVVSLLPFDVHQCVEFLTRWWNCSSHLEASNLLEYLQHHYADWIVGSPFQIKLLAEIYQEDKTIITNFGALLERYLEKQFHESNQRAIQVMGIGQQRMAAETLKQAAHEGHCELAALLTFFPEQKLDMSKFVFLLDIGLIVLEDNLMRFEHRLFQHYFAAEALMKSNPVTYDEARLGQILDDPLNKHLLKLLMYHLGKSKNAHYREHFHRFSLTQGQHITSSNR; this is translated from the exons ATGGAATGTATCATGTCCATACCGTGTTTGACG GGTAAGTTTCTTCCGATTCAGTGTGAGTGGCAATACATTGGCAATGTTATTCGTTATTCACAGAGACATTACAAGAAAAATCCCGGATCCGGTACGGAAGGGTACCTGAACCAGCTACGTCTATCGACGCTGTACTTCTCGCGGCTAGCTGCAAGTGGCAAACGTTTTGAGATAGGAGTCGAAGTGGCAGTGGCTGGAAAGTTCGATGACATCGTAATGCACCTGGTGGACGAAGAGCGGTACTGTCTGGTGCAggccaaacacaaacaagacGAATCGAAGCGCATCATTCTGGACGATCTGCTGAAAACGACCACCGAGTACAGTTTGCCAAAGTATTTCGACTCGTTTCTGGGGCTGAAGCAGGAAGAGATATTCCAAGCCGGTCGGCTGAAATATATTGTTATCTACACCAACCTCAAGGTGGACGAAAACGTCATGAAAGTTATCGAACCGGTTGTGCCAGCGGAGGATATTTTTCTCCATACGCTGAACGTACGCTGCCGAGGCAAAGAGTCGTCGCTGTATCGCTTCAACACAAACTGTAGCGAATTCATCGAGCAGTTAATTGATCGCATTTCACCGATCTGTGAGGTGGCCCGAAAGCTTGCAGAGCAGCTGGTACagcggaagaaaatttcaatcaatccGAATGGAATATTTCACGACTTTCATGCCCTGCTCGTGCGCGACGTGTTTGACTTGGAACGGCAGTTGTTTCGCGATACGTTTCTGGCAAATGTGGAAGGTATCGATCCGTGTGTGAAAAAATTTCGCTTCTTGCTCGAGCGAACGCTGCGCTCCATTATGAAGAGTGAGGATTTCAGCATTACCGAGCTGAATCGATTAATCGTTAATGGGAAGCTGAAGTTGTTGTTCGAGCCAGGATTCATATGCAGATCCATCAATCATGCGAGACCTGCCAAGGATTGGATAGACTACAGAGTACAGCGGGCGGAAGTGATAAATTTCTTCGACCATCTCTTGCTAGCTACCGATCAGCCAAATTTTATTGAGCTGGAAGCCATCACAAAAGTGGAAGTGTTCGGTTTGAAAGAACAAGTGGATGAATATATGCGCGCAGTGTTTGACCAGGTGGACCGATGGATACGAGATTCGGAGGGACAGTTTCTTAATGCCAACGACTGGAGGCTTATCTGTAGTAACTCGGCGGCACGGATCGCAGGCAAGAAATGGTTACTGAAGTCGGAGGAATACCAAAAGTCCAATCCTGCAACTGGCTACGTGTTCGAACGCAATACCCTGCTAGCTCCCATCGAACAGTTCTTGGCTACATCGCACCGGTACAGTATGCTTGTAATAGCTCCGTATAATGCGGAGGTAAGTGCTTCCAGAGTGTTGCAAGCGTTGATGACACTGCGAGAGCAGTTCGTGGTGTTCGATGCGCATTGTTTTCATGACTTTGAAGATCTAGAAAGTTGTGCGTTGTTTCTGAAAAACGTGTCGAGCAAGGTGATGGTTATCGTGTCCAATGACAAATGCTGTCGCACCGCAGTTAGAAATGCGCGACACAAATTTAACGTGCTAACAAACGTGAAAACCATTTACATTGCCTCTAATGCACAGCAGGAGTATTTTGCGGAGAAGATAGAGTACGTACATTGTGATCAGTTTGAGCTTGGAGATATGAGTCGGCAATCGCGACAAAAACTGctcgaaaagaaaattgtactACAGCAACGTAACGTTCGGTTACATGATCTGTTGTCAGAGGAGGTAGCACTGCAATTGTTAGACATGGAGTTTATTTCTCAGCTGCTGATGAATCAAGTCGAACCTATTGTGTATAGTTTTAAGTATCAATGTCAACTCAAGGGACAATATTTTAGCCGAACGCTTATGAGTGACCGCAGCGTGATCGACGAGAATGGGTTCGATCAGCTGTTGACGATTAACAAAGCTGTGATACTGTCCAATGTACCAGGGATGGGAAAAACTACCTTTCTGGAGATGTTTATCGATCGGCTCTTTAGCTCGCTACCGGATCATGTGATCTGTCTTATGCATCTCAAGTTTTACACCGAAACACTGGAAGAAATTACCAACCTCAATGCACGCACGATCAGTGTGGAAGATGCAATACGCCACGCTACGAAATGTTTTTTCGCTGGCAGCTCTCGGCTGGGTCAGGTGCTGTTTCGTAACGCCATCCTAAATACGGGCAAATTGATCGTACTGGTCGATGGTTACGATAGCGTAATTAATCGTTACAAAATATCCGTCGAAAAGGCATCCCAGCTGTTTCTTCAATACCCGTTTCGTATGCGAAACTTACTGATCTCAACACGACCGCACGAAACGGAACACCTGCGCGTCTCACTGCCACAAGCCAGAGTTGTTTCATTGCTGCCATTTGATGTGCATCAGTGCGTAGAGTTTCTTACCCGATGGTGGAACTGCAGCAGTCATTTAGAGGCTAGCAATTTGTTAGAGTATCTGCAGCATCACTACGCTGACTGGATCGTCGGTAGCCCGTTCCAGATCAAGCTTTTAGCAGAAATTTACCAAGAAGATAAGACAATCATCACAAACTTCGGTGCTTTATTGGAACGATATTTGGAGAAACAGTTTCATGAATCTAATCAGCGAGCGATACAGGTAATGGGCATTGGGCAGCAACGAATGGCCGCCGAAACACTAAAACAGGCAGCCCATGAAGGCCATTGTGAACTAGCGGCACTCTTAACCTTTTTCCCGGAGCAAAAGCTTGACATGTCGAAGTTTGTCTTTCTGCTCGACATCGGTTTGATAGTGCTTGAAGACAATCTGATGCGATTTGAGCATCGGCTGTTTCAGCACTACTTCGCTGCAGAAGCGTTGATGAAGAGCAACCCGGTCACATACGATGAAGCACGGTTAGGGCAAATTTTAGACGATCCACTAAACAAACATCTGTTAAAGCTTCTTATGTACCACCTAGGCAAATCGAAAAATGCACACTATCGCGAACATTTCCATAGGTTTTCACTCACTCAAGGGCAACATATCACATCCAGCAATCGTTaa
- the LOC126567334 gene encoding acetylcholinesterase, translating to MSVCVQLKVFPETSRIPIFTYLGIPYAKPPINELRFAPPVPSPGWNRTLYARDFKPICPQIENSSYEDLGSENQFRSRETSEDCLYLNIWIPETAIRYGGFPVLVMITGEEMGFDWNANRASGLDLAADGIIVVTVQYRTNVFGWLSLGQKYAPGNLGLLDQQLALVWIKDNIQKFGGDTNRLTLLGHGTTGGPNVMTHMVSPRARGLFARAIIMSGTIFSPYSETNTDIKLSQEIVRILACNYDIGRNVLKCLQQKSIHDLLRAYEYIYRNGNYTVNLGPIIDSYLSPEKRYIIDDPRALFQAKALFMEDMPILFGITSNEGGFLFSKWIELARQSIDSLKKYINDTLLPNIIERYDFQGIGQDQIRETINWRYFDQIPQTSAHHMHAIIKIISETRYEIPFYRTLKALSFRNKSASTESTTILESLLTDADDNAEKRSNVSKLYVYLFHHPNSMDMRGKINFFGGASHSSDLPFLMGPSLYREIGRRRLSLVEDKLCKKLRSLFSEFIKGGNPTPGRQFDSWKPYSDELKHIKLISAKPESFHRNDHTSLENTFEDNLQEIEEKLIGSIDVQETSTNVNTSKNPYELNPNMQADQENARTSKNAVFLASARDSEYFYYLRKMDSFWGQFLPKLSQIMNETNQEKLRNRRIDLTLEEEQDLFRETAAASKYKHAFFSMLTLVCMLLAVLCILFDRKNRRKKPDVSSMGDEDEINVTAISHHRIKTAERVIRTNPLYGDNFRKLSESLSSGTGDSSGVSASNRNVLGTHRSPHTMRMDRPVAILTDLDEDLEVSNWRYQLSASHFTPNTNTRRQRQQQPL from the exons ATGTCTGTTTGTGTTCAG cTGAAAGTATTTCCCGAAACATCGCGGATACCTATCTTCACCTACCTTGGCATTCCTTATGCAAAGCCACCCATTAACGAGTTACGGTTTGCCCCACCAGTACCAAGCCCCGGATGGAACAGAACACTGTACGCCCGTGATTTCAAACCAATTTGCCCACAAATCGAAAACAGCAGCTACGAAGATTTGGGAAGCGAAAATCAGTTCCGATCGCGTGAAACTAGTGAGGATTGTCTCTATTTGAATATATGGATTCCGGAAACAGCAATACGTTACGGCGGGTTCCCGGTGCTGGTAATGATTACGGGCGAGGAAATGGGTTTTGATTGGAACGCGAACCGTGCGAGCGGATTGGACCTTGCCGCTGATGGTATCATCGTCGTGACGGTGCAGTACAGAACCAATGTCTTTGGATGGTTGTCCTTAGGACAAAAGTATGCACCGGGAAACCTGGGTCTGCTTGATCAGCAACTGGCGCTTGTCTGGATAAAGGATAACATACAAAAGTTTGGCGGTGATACGAATCGGTTAACGTTGCTTGGACATGGGACGACTGGTGGCCCTAACGTGATGACCCACATGGTCAGTCCACGCGCAAGGGGTCTATTTGCACGAGCAATCATTATGTCTGGCACGATCTTTTCGCCATATTCCGAGACAAATACCGACATTAAACTGTCGCAAGAAATTGTTAGAATTTTGGCATGCAATTATGACATAGGAAGAAATGTGTTGAAATGTCTGCAGCAAAAAAGTATTCACGATCTTCTGCGAGCCTATGAGTACATTTATCGCAATGGAAACTATACCGTCAATCTTGGGCCAATCATAGACAGCTATCTATCTCCAGAGAAACGTTACATTATCGATGATCCTCGAGCGTTGTTCCAAGCCAAGGCACTATTCATGGAGGACATGCCTATTCTTTTCGGTATTACAAGCAACGAGGGCGGATTCTTGTTCAGCAAGTGGATTGAGCTAGCTCGTCAAAGCATTGATTCTCTCAAAAAGTATATTAACGATACGTTGCTACCCAACATTATCGAGCGGTATGACTTTCAAGGAATTGGACAAGATCAG ATTCGAGAAACCATCAATTGGCGTTACTTTGATCAAATTCCTCAAACATCGGCACATCACATGCATGCCATTATCAAAATCATTTCGGAAACACGTTACGAAATACCCTTCTATAGAACGCTCAAAGCTCTAAGTTTCCGAAATAAATCCGCAAGCACAGAGTCTACCACCATTCTAGAGAGTTTGTTAACTGATGCAGACGACAATGCAGAAAAGCGATCTAATGTTAGCAAGCTTTACGTGTACCTATTTCACCATCCCAATTCAATGGACATGAGGGGAAAGATTAACTTTTTTGGTGGAGCATCACATTCCTCGGATTTACCGTTCCTGATGGGACCAAGTCTGTACAGAGAAATTGGCCGCCGACGGTTGTCACTGGTGGAAGACAAGTTGTGCAAAAAATTGCGATCTTTGTTCTCCGAGTTCATCAAAGGCGG CAACCCAACTCCCGGCCGCCAATTTGACTCTTGGAAACCGTACAGCGATGAACTCAAACACATCAAACTGATTTCCGCCAAACCAGAATCATTTCACCGAAACGATCATACGTCATTGGAAAACACGTTCGAAGATAATTTACAGGAAATCGAAGAAAAGCTTATCGGCTCTATAGACGTACAAGAAACATCTACTAATGTAAATACATCAAAGAACCCGTACGAACTCAACCCCAACATGCAGGCTGATCAAGAAAATGCGAGGACTTCTAAAAATGCCGTCTTTCTTGCTAGTGCAAGAGATTCGGAGTATTTCTACTATCTTCGAAAAATGGACAGTTTCTGGGGCCAGTTTCTACCAAAACTTAGTCAAATTATGAACGAAACCAATCAGGAAAAACTGCGCAATCGACGAATTGACCTCACGCTTGAGGAGGAACAAGATCTGTTTCGGGAAACTGCAGCGGCTTCTAAATACAAGCACGCCTTTTTCTCCATGCTCACTCTGGTGTGCATGCTGTTGGCTGTGTTGTGTAT CCTTTTCGATCGGAAGAATCGACGAAAAAAACCGGACGTTAGCAGCATGGGCGACGAGGACGAAATTAACGTTACGGCGATCAGCCATCACCGAATCAAAACGGCTGAACGTGTGATAAGGACTAATCCACTGTATGGTGACAATTTTCGCAAACTTAGCGAAAGCCTTAGCTCGGGCACTGGAGATAGCAGCGGCGTAAGTGCCAGCAATCGAAATGTTTTAGGAACACATAGATCTCCGCATACGATGCGAATGGATCGACCTGTTGCTATTTTGACCGATTTAGATGAAGATCTGGAAGTCAGC